The Thalassotalea sp. 273M-4 genome includes a region encoding these proteins:
- the iscR gene encoding Fe-S cluster assembly transcriptional regulator IscR, which yields MKLTSKGRYAVTAMLDVAIHAEHGPVPLADISERQGISLSYLEQLFSRLRKSGLVASVRGPGGGYRLGRCSAQIAVADVVNAVNESVDATKCQGVGNCQGGHKCLTHNLWRDLSNRIADFLSNITLAELVSQGDVQEVSKRQDDQYAMHNQKKPVDTLISTRSIINEW from the coding sequence ATGAAATTAACTTCCAAAGGTCGCTATGCAGTAACAGCAATGCTTGATGTTGCTATTCATGCTGAACACGGCCCTGTACCTTTGGCGGATATATCCGAACGTCAGGGGATTTCGTTGTCGTATCTAGAGCAATTATTTTCACGCTTGCGTAAGAGTGGCTTGGTTGCCAGTGTACGAGGACCAGGTGGTGGCTATCGACTTGGCCGTTGCTCTGCCCAAATCGCCGTTGCCGATGTCGTAAATGCCGTAAATGAAAGCGTTGACGCGACTAAGTGTCAAGGTGTTGGTAATTGCCAAGGGGGGCATAAATGCCTTACCCACAATTTATGGCGTGATTTAAGTAATCGAATCGCCGACTTTTTAAGTAACATTACTTTGGCAGAGCTGGTCAGCCAAGGCGATGTTCAAGAAGTGTCGAAACGTCAGGATGATCAATATGCTATGCATAATCAAAAGAAGCCTGTCGACACTCTTATTTCAACCCGATCAATTATTAACGAGTGGTAA